The segment TGCTGATCGTCGGACCGGACGGGATGGCGGTGGGCACCGCGCCGGCCGGCGGGCTCGGGCGGGGCGACGGGGACGACGAGCCGCGCGAGCTGCCGGTGACCGAGATGGTCGAGCAGCCGGCCAAGGTGATGCGGATCGGCAGCATGATCAAGCAGCTGCTGGAGGAGGTGCGGGCGGCGCCCCTCGACGAGGCGAGCCGGGCCCGGTTGAAGGACATCCACGCCAGCTCGATCAAGGAGCTGGAGCTGGGCCTGGCCCCGGAGCTGGTCGAGGAGTTGGAGCGGCTGTCGCTGCCGTTCGCCGACGACACGATCCCGACCGAGGCCGAACTGCGGATCGCCCAGGCGCAGTTGGTGGGCTGGCTGGAGGGCCTGTTCCACGG is part of the Kitasatospora cineracea genome and harbors:
- a CDS encoding bacterial proteasome activator family protein, whose protein sequence is MTNPMNERSNQDPFQASQAAGGRSEDSPKVLIVGPDGMAVGTAPAGGLGRGDGDDEPRELPVTEMVEQPAKVMRIGSMIKQLLEEVRAAPLDEASRARLKDIHASSIKELELGLAPELVEELERLSLPFADDTIPTEAELRIAQAQLVGWLEGLFHGIQTALFAQQMAARAQLEQMRRALPPGLNGAEGEPEEGGPGRGIRSGPYL